From a region of the Impatiens glandulifera chromosome 4, dImpGla2.1, whole genome shotgun sequence genome:
- the LOC124933976 gene encoding pentatricopeptide repeat-containing protein At2g17033, whose translation MADCIALSITLPAKLRRYAPSKPPSSLTICCVLNKRVDTFLSSLITTAAVANDPSVSDRVIRKFVQSSSKSIALDAFSRIISPENAHPHLSSFALTFYWRITETEWFNWNPKLLADLISSLNERGELNEAQSLLSEAIVRLKDRERDLALFYCNLVESHSKRRSQLGFCNSCDLLKQLSDSSSSNFVKRRAFESMIGGYCMMDLPLEAENLISEMKGLMIRPSLFEFRSLIYAYGRLGLFEDMRRITSQMESQGFKLETVCANMMLSSLGNHGEFIEMTTLLQTMKKSGVSFSIRTYNSVLNSCTSISSMIEDLKTAPISIHELMQALEDNNNKERVLIHELIDSSVLEDSMEWNNQEIKLDLHGMHLPSAYLILLQWIEKLRTRLHDEDQVIPMEITVVCGIGKHSIVRGESTVKNLVKQMMIRMDFPMRIDRNNIGCFVGKGKAITKWLNS comes from the exons ATGGCTGACTGCATCGCTTTATCGATTACCCTTCCGGCGAAACTCCGGCGATATGCTCCATCAAAACCGCCGTCTTCTCTAACGATCTGCTGTGTCCTCAATAAACGAGTTGAtacatttctctcttctcttatCACCACCGCCGCCGTTGCAAACGATCCATCAGTCTCTGATCGCGTAATCCGCAAATTCGTTCAGTCATCTTCCAAATCCATCGCACTTGACGCATTCTCCCGTATAATCTCTCCGGAAAATGCTCATCCTCATCTCTCCTCTTTCGCTCTAACG TTCTATTGGAGGATTACAGAAACGGAATGGTTCAATTGGAATCCTAAGTTATTAGCTGACCTAATTTCTTCTCTTAACGAACGAGGTGAATTGAACGAAGCTCAATCTCTACTTTCAGAAGCGATTGTTAGATTGAAAGACAGAGAACGCGATCTTGCTCTTTTCTATTGTAATCTAGTTGAATCTCATTCCAAACGAAGATCGCAGTTAGGTTTTTGCAATtcttgtgaccttctcaaacaGTTATCTGATTCTTCATCCTCTAATTTCGTGAAACGTCGTGCATTTGAATCGATGATTGGCGGTTATTGTATGATGGATCTGCCTCTTGAAGCGGAGAATCTGATTTCAGAAATGAAAGGTTTGATGATACGACCATCTCTTTTCGAGTTTCGATCACTAATATATGCTTATGGAAGATTAGGTTTATTTGAAGATATGAGAAGAATTACATCTCAAATGGAGAGTCAAGGATTCAAATTAGAAACTGTTTGTGCTAATATGATGCTTTCTTCCCTTGGAAATCATGGAGAATTCATAGAAATGACTACATTGCTTCAAACAATGAAGAAATCTGGAGTTTCGTTCTCCATTAGGACATACAATTCGGTTCTAAATTCCTGCACTTCAATCTCTTCAATGATCGAAGATCTCAAAACTGCTCCTATTTCAATTCACGAACTTATGCAAGCGTTGGAGGACAACAACAACAAAGAACGGGTATTAATCCACGAACTGATTGATTCATCTGTTCTTGAAGATTCAATGGAATGGAATAATCAGGAGATAAAGTTGGATTTGCACGGTATGCATTTACCTTCCGCCTATCTGATTCTGTTACAGTGGATTGAGAAGTTGCGAACAAGGCTCCATGATGAAGATCAAGTAATACCAATGGAGATTACAGTGGTTTGTGGGATAGGCAAGCACAGCATTGTTAGAGGGGAATCGACAGTGAAGAATCTTGTAAAGCAGATGATGATTCGAATGGATTTTCCAATGAGAATCGATAGAAATAACATTGGATGCTTTGTGGGAAAAGGAAAAGCCATTACAAAATGGTTGAATTCGTAA